One Citrobacter amalonaticus genomic window carries:
- a CDS encoding NADP-dependent oxidoreductase: MAQQTHRNRRWVLASRPHGAPVAENFRLEEDDVATPGEGQVLLRTIFLSLDPYMRGRMSDEPSYSPPVEIGGVMVGGTVSRVVTSNHPDYKPGEWVLSYSGWQDYAISDGTELVKLGDHPENPSWALGVLGMPGFTAYMGLLDIGQPKAGETLVVAAATGPVGATVGQIGKLKGCRVVGVAGGAEKCRHATEVLGFDLCLDHHASDFAEQLAKACPQGIDVYYENVGGKVFDAVLPLLNTSARIPVCGLVSGYNATNLPAGPDRLPLLMATLLKKRIRMQGFIIGQDYGHRIHEFQQEMGRWVKEGKIHYREQVTDGLENAPQAFIGLLTGKNFGKVVIRLADDA, translated from the coding sequence ATGGCTCAACAAACACACCGTAACCGTCGCTGGGTGTTAGCATCCCGGCCCCATGGCGCGCCGGTGGCAGAGAATTTTCGTCTGGAAGAGGACGATGTCGCCACCCCTGGCGAAGGTCAGGTTTTACTGCGTACGATTTTTCTCTCGCTCGATCCCTATATGCGCGGGCGTATGAGCGATGAACCGTCATACTCGCCGCCGGTTGAGATAGGCGGTGTGATGGTGGGGGGCACCGTCAGTCGTGTTGTGACGTCAAACCATCCTGACTATAAACCGGGTGAATGGGTTTTGAGCTACAGCGGCTGGCAGGATTATGCGATCTCCGACGGCACGGAACTGGTGAAGCTTGGGGATCATCCTGAGAATCCGTCATGGGCGCTTGGCGTGCTGGGGATGCCCGGATTCACCGCTTATATGGGATTACTGGACATTGGCCAGCCAAAAGCGGGCGAGACGCTGGTCGTAGCGGCCGCCACCGGTCCTGTCGGCGCCACGGTTGGACAAATCGGTAAGCTGAAGGGCTGTCGCGTGGTGGGCGTGGCTGGCGGTGCGGAAAAATGCCGTCATGCTACCGAGGTGCTGGGCTTCGATCTCTGTCTGGATCACCATGCCAGCGATTTTGCTGAACAACTGGCGAAAGCCTGCCCGCAAGGTATTGATGTCTACTACGAAAACGTGGGCGGGAAAGTGTTTGATGCCGTGCTGCCGTTGCTGAATACCTCGGCGCGGATCCCTGTTTGTGGTCTGGTCAGCGGTTATAACGCGACAAACTTACCGGCAGGGCCTGACAGACTGCCGCTGCTGATGGCGACGCTGCTGAAGAAACGGATCCGTATGCAGGGCTTTATCATCGGTCAGGATTACGGGCATCGCATTCACGAATTCCAGCAGGAGATGGGGCGCTGGGTGAAAGAGGGGAAAATCCACTACCGCGAGCAGGTTACCGACGGCCTGGAAAATGCACCGCAGGCTTTCATCGGCCTGCTGACCGGTAAAAACTTTGGCAAAGTGGTGATACGTCTGGCCGACGACGCGTAA
- a CDS encoding helix-turn-helix domain-containing protein, which translates to MNTIEDSINQRISARIRIERESRSWSLTDLAERAGVSRAMIHKIERGESSPTATLLGRLSGAFGISMSTLIARAEMQEGKLSRFADQPVWHDPQSHYLRRHVSPRSDLPIDLVQIELPAGSDIPMPASSYVQARQLIWLQQGELVFVEGDTRHEMKAGDCLELGPPNDCRFINETAQPCVYLVVRLNQAGS; encoded by the coding sequence ATGAATACTATTGAAGACAGCATAAATCAACGGATCAGTGCAAGAATTCGCATTGAACGAGAATCCCGCAGCTGGTCGCTTACCGATCTGGCTGAACGGGCAGGCGTGTCGCGCGCGATGATCCACAAAATTGAACGCGGTGAAAGCAGTCCAACGGCGACGCTGCTTGGCAGGCTCTCAGGGGCGTTTGGCATCAGTATGTCCACGCTGATTGCCCGTGCTGAAATGCAGGAGGGCAAACTGTCCCGTTTCGCCGATCAGCCCGTCTGGCACGACCCGCAGAGCCACTATCTGCGCCGCCATGTGTCGCCGCGCAGCGATTTACCGATCGATCTGGTGCAAATTGAATTGCCGGCGGGCAGCGATATCCCGATGCCTGCGTCATCGTATGTTCAGGCCCGGCAGCTGATCTGGCTGCAGCAGGGCGAACTGGTGTTTGTGGAAGGTGACACGCGCCACGAGATGAAGGCGGGTGACTGCCTGGAACTGGGGCCGCCGAATGACTGTCGTTTTATCAATGAGACGGCGCAACCCTGCGTTTACCTCGTTGTGCGCTTAAATCAGGCCGGGAGTTAA
- a CDS encoding ABC transporter substrate-binding protein translates to MSTGKTLLALALSAVLPTGAALAANNDTIVYCSEASPESFNPQIASSGPSFVASSQVLYNRLINFDPVKNTPVPSLATDWTISEDGKTYTFTLRQGVKFNSNKFFKPTRDFNADDVIFSVLRQKEATHPYHNVSQGSYEYFNDVGFDKLIKEVKKVDDYHVQFVLSEPNAAFLADWGMDFASILSAEYADAMLKKGTPENVDNWPIGTGPYVLQQYKQDSQIRYLANPNYWDGEVPTKHLIFSITPNVQTRMAKLQTNECQIIPAPSPVQFDEIKKNNDLTLHAVEALNVGYLAFNTEKKPFDNVLVRQALNYATDKQAIVKAVFLGSAKVAKSPIPPNMMGFNPELKDYAYDPEKAKELLKQAGQDKGFEVTLWSMPVQRPYNPNSRRIAEMIQSDWAKVGVKAKIVSYEWGEYLSGMRKGEHDSALFGWMSDNGDPDNFADVLLSCNSIKTGSNAARWCDKEYDSLVQKAKLVSKPEERVKLYQQAQEIYYQQAPWIALANGKTFYATRSNVTGYSVSLMGSDFSKAKLN, encoded by the coding sequence ATGTCCACAGGGAAAACGCTGCTCGCACTGGCGCTCAGTGCGGTGCTACCGACCGGAGCCGCGCTTGCGGCAAATAACGATACGATTGTTTACTGTTCAGAAGCTTCGCCAGAATCCTTTAATCCGCAAATTGCCAGCTCAGGTCCGTCGTTTGTCGCCAGTTCGCAGGTGCTCTACAACCGGCTGATCAATTTCGACCCGGTAAAAAACACGCCGGTACCGTCGCTGGCAACGGACTGGACCATTTCAGAGGATGGCAAAACCTATACCTTTACGCTGCGTCAGGGCGTGAAGTTCAACAGCAACAAGTTCTTCAAGCCGACCCGCGATTTCAACGCCGATGACGTTATTTTCTCGGTATTACGCCAGAAAGAGGCCACGCACCCGTACCACAATGTGTCGCAGGGCAGCTACGAGTATTTCAACGACGTCGGCTTCGATAAGCTGATTAAAGAGGTGAAAAAGGTCGACGACTACCACGTGCAGTTTGTGCTGAGTGAGCCAAACGCCGCGTTCCTTGCCGACTGGGGAATGGATTTTGCCTCGATTCTCTCGGCGGAATACGCCGACGCCATGCTGAAAAAAGGGACACCGGAAAACGTCGATAACTGGCCGATTGGTACCGGCCCGTACGTGCTGCAACAGTACAAGCAGGATTCGCAGATTCGCTATCTGGCGAACCCGAATTACTGGGACGGCGAGGTGCCGACAAAGCATCTGATCTTCTCCATCACGCCAAACGTTCAGACGCGGATGGCGAAACTGCAAACCAACGAATGTCAGATTATCCCGGCGCCATCACCGGTGCAGTTTGATGAAATCAAAAAGAATAACGATCTGACGCTGCATGCCGTTGAGGCGCTCAACGTCGGTTATCTGGCCTTTAACACCGAGAAAAAGCCGTTTGATAATGTGCTGGTGCGTCAGGCGCTGAACTACGCCACCGATAAACAGGCGATCGTGAAAGCCGTCTTCCTCGGTTCGGCGAAAGTGGCAAAATCACCGATCCCGCCAAACATGATGGGTTTTAACCCGGAACTGAAGGATTACGCGTACGACCCGGAGAAAGCGAAAGAACTGCTGAAACAAGCCGGGCAGGATAAAGGGTTTGAGGTGACGCTCTGGTCAATGCCGGTGCAGCGTCCGTATAACCCTAACTCGCGACGCATTGCCGAGATGATTCAAAGCGACTGGGCAAAAGTGGGGGTCAAGGCGAAGATTGTCTCTTACGAGTGGGGCGAATACCTTTCCGGTATGCGTAAAGGCGAACATGACAGCGCGCTGTTTGGCTGGATGTCGGATAACGGCGACCCGGACAACTTTGCCGATGTGCTGCTGAGCTGCAACAGCATCAAGACCGGATCGAATGCCGCACGCTGGTGCGATAAAGAGTATGATTCACTGGTCCAGAAAGCGAAGCTGGTCAGCAAGCCGGAAGAGCGTGTGAAACTCTACCAGCAGGCGCAAGAGATTTATTATCAGCAGGCGCCGTGGATTGCGCTGGCAAACGGCAAAACGTTCTACGCCACGCGCAGTAACGTGACCGGTTACAGCGTCAGCCTGATGGGCAGTGATTTTTCAAAAGCAAAACTGAATTAA
- a CDS encoding DMT family transporter codes for MNQSLTLAFLIAAGIGLVVQNTLMVRITQTSSTILIAMLLNSLVGIVLFVSILWFKQGMAGFGELVASVRWWTLIPGLLGSFFVFASISGYQHVGAATTIAVLVASQLIGGLVLDILRSHGVPLRALIGPVCGAVMLVVGAWLVARRQF; via the coding sequence ATGAACCAGTCGCTCACCCTCGCCTTCCTGATCGCCGCCGGTATCGGTCTGGTGGTGCAAAACACCCTGATGGTGCGGATTACGCAAACCTCATCGACTATCCTGATCGCTATGTTACTGAACTCGCTGGTCGGAATTGTGCTGTTTGTCAGCATTCTGTGGTTTAAACAGGGAATGGCGGGATTTGGTGAGCTGGTCGCCAGCGTGCGCTGGTGGACGCTGATTCCGGGGCTGCTGGGCTCGTTTTTCGTTTTCGCCAGCATCAGCGGCTATCAGCATGTGGGGGCTGCGACCACGATTGCGGTACTGGTCGCCAGCCAGCTCATTGGCGGTCTCGTACTGGATATTCTACGCAGCCACGGCGTCCCGCTCAGAGCCTTGATTGGCCCGGTCTGCGGCGCCGTAATGCTGGTGGTCGGCGCCTGGCTGGTGGCCAGACGCCAGTTTTGA
- a CDS encoding YdcY family protein codes for MSHLDEVSARVDAAIDEGIITHMNELLVALSDDAQLSREDRYTQQQRLRTAIAHHGRQHKEDMEARREQLTKGGSIL; via the coding sequence ATGTCGCACCTGGATGAGGTCAGCGCCCGTGTTGATGCCGCCATTGATGAGGGCATCATTACCCATATGAACGAACTGTTGGTAGCCCTGAGCGATGATGCGCAGTTAAGCCGCGAAGACCGCTATACGCAACAGCAGCGGTTAAGAACCGCAATTGCGCATCACGGTCGTCAGCATAAGGAAGATATGGAAGCGCGTCGCGAACAACTCACGAAAGGCGGCTCGATCCTTTGA
- a CDS encoding GntR family transcriptional regulator, with amino-acid sequence MPGMEKTQHISLTTQVERGLKDKLSIGALRPGARLITKNIAQEMGISITPVREALLRLVSASALAIAPAQAFMVPDITMSRFSEIIHIRCELEGMAVMTATGEVTAERMDILHALLADYQQAHESGTVEDRLLANRALRFKIYQFANMPTLVEMIEQLWVRMGPSLHFLYDRAKHDAYQHNVGHYQELLNVMAAGNKDASRHCLIDLINKNVAIIKQQYHH; translated from the coding sequence ATGCCTGGTATGGAAAAAACGCAACATATAAGTCTGACCACGCAGGTTGAAAGAGGGCTAAAAGACAAACTAAGCATTGGCGCTTTACGCCCCGGGGCCAGGCTTATCACCAAGAATATCGCGCAGGAGATGGGGATCAGTATCACCCCGGTCCGGGAAGCGCTGCTACGACTGGTCTCCGCCAGCGCGTTGGCAATCGCGCCCGCACAGGCGTTTATGGTTCCGGATATCACGATGTCGCGGTTTAGCGAGATCATACACATCCGCTGCGAGCTTGAAGGCATGGCGGTAATGACGGCGACGGGCGAGGTGACGGCGGAGCGGATGGACATTCTGCATGCGCTTCTGGCGGACTATCAGCAGGCCCACGAGAGTGGTACGGTTGAGGATCGCCTGCTGGCGAACCGGGCGTTGCGCTTCAAAATCTATCAGTTTGCAAATATGCCCACCCTGGTTGAAATGATCGAGCAACTTTGGGTGCGCATGGGGCCGAGTCTGCATTTTCTCTATGACAGGGCGAAGCATGATGCGTATCAACACAACGTCGGGCATTATCAGGAATTGCTGAATGTGATGGCGGCGGGAAATAAAGACGCCAGCCGTCATTGTTTAATTGATCTCATCAATAAAAATGTAGCGATAATTAAACAACAATACCATCATTAA
- a CDS encoding GNAT family N-acetyltransferase: protein MSIRFASKEDCAAIAEIYNHAVLHTAAIWNDQTVDTDNRIAWYEARQALGYPVLVSVEGDVVTGYASFGDWRNFDGFRHTVEHSVYVHPDHQGKGLGRQLLSRLIEEARRCGKHVMVAGIESQNHASLHLHETLGFNTTAQMPQVGTKFGRWLDLTFMQLQLDDRREPDAHG, encoded by the coding sequence ATGTCTATTCGATTCGCCAGCAAAGAGGACTGCGCCGCCATCGCAGAGATCTATAACCATGCGGTGCTGCATACGGCGGCCATCTGGAACGACCAGACGGTCGATACTGATAATCGCATCGCATGGTATGAGGCGCGGCAGGCGCTGGGTTATCCGGTACTGGTGAGCGTGGAAGGTGACGTTGTCACAGGCTACGCCTCATTTGGGGACTGGCGCAACTTTGATGGCTTTCGCCATACCGTCGAACACTCGGTGTATGTCCATCCGGATCATCAGGGAAAAGGACTGGGACGCCAGTTACTGAGCCGGTTAATTGAGGAAGCCCGCCGCTGTGGTAAACATGTGATGGTCGCCGGCATTGAGTCACAGAACCACGCCTCATTGCATCTGCACGAAACGCTCGGGTTTAACACCACAGCGCAGATGCCGCAGGTAGGCACCAAATTTGGCCGCTGGCTGGATCTGACCTTCATGCAGTTACAGCTTGACGATCGCCGCGAACCGGACGCGCACGGATGA